One window of the Zea mays cultivar B73 chromosome 3, Zm-B73-REFERENCE-NAM-5.0, whole genome shotgun sequence genome contains the following:
- the LOC100272379 gene encoding Glucan endo-1,3-beta-glucosidase GII precursor yields the protein MARQRQVASMLAAALLVATTFASIPTTVHSIGVCYGTLGNNLPSSSDVVQLYRSKGIKGMRIYSPDAKALAALRNSGIALILDTGNGGGVLGQLARSASFADSWVQSNVRPYYPAVGIKYVAVGNEVQGDDTRSLLPAMRNLDAALARAGFPGIKCSTSVRFDVVANSFPPSSGSFAQGYMADVARYLAGTGAPLLANVYPYFAYRDNPRDISLGYATFQPGTTVRDNGNGLNYNNLFDAMVDAVVAALEKAGAPNVRVVVSESGWPSAGGFGASVDNARKYNQGLIDHVGRGTPKRTGPLETFVFAMFNENQKGGDPTEKNFGLFYGNKQPVYPIRFN from the coding sequence CCGTGCACTCCATCGGCGTCTGCTACGGCACGCTGGGCAACAACCTGCCGTCCAGCAGCGACGTGGTGCAGCTCTACAGGTCCAAGGGCATCAAAGGCATGCGCATCTACTCCCCCGACGCCAAAGCCCTCGCCGCCCTGCGCAACTCCGGCATCGCGCTCATCCTCGACACCGGCAACGGCGGCGGCGTCCTGGGCCAGCTCGCCAGGAGCGCCTCGTTCGCGGACTCGTGGGTGCAGAGCAACGTGCGGCCCTACTACCCCGCCGTCGGCATCAAGTACGTCGCGGTGGGCAACGAGGTGCAGGGCGACGACACGCGCAGCCTCCTCCCGGCGATGCGCAACCTGGACGCCGCCCTGGCGCGCGCCGGCTTCCCGGGCATCAAGTGCTCCACGTCGGTGCGCTTCGACGTGGTCGCCAACTCGTTCCCGCCCTCCAGCGGCTCCTTCGCGCAGGGCTACATGGCGGACGTCGCGCGCTACCTGGCCGGCACCGGCGCGCCGCTGCTCGCCAACGTGTACCCTTACTTCGCGTACCGGGACAACCCGCGCGACATCAGCCTGGGCTACGCCACGTTCCAGCCGGGCACCACCGTCAGGGAcaacggcaacggcctcaactacaACAACCTGTTCGACGCCATGGTGGACGCCGTCGTCGCCGCGCTCGAGAAGGCCGGCGCGCCCAACGTCAGGGTCGTCGTGTCCGAGAGCGGCTGGCCCTCGGCCGGCGGCTTCGGGGCCAGCGTCGACAACGCGCGGAAATACAACCAGGGACTCATCGACCACGTCGGCCGCGGCACGCCCAAGAGGACCGGCCCGCTGGAGACCTTCGTCTTCGCCATGTTCAACGAGAACCAGAAGGGCGGCGATCCCACGGAGAAGAACTTCGGCCTCTTCTACGGCAACAAGCAGCCCGTGTACCCGATCCGGTTCAACTAA